A genomic window from Lotus japonicus ecotype B-129 chromosome 1, LjGifu_v1.2 includes:
- the LOC130730573 gene encoding LOW QUALITY PROTEIN: zeatin O-glucosyltransferase-like (The sequence of the model RefSeq protein was modified relative to this genomic sequence to represent the inferred CDS: inserted 4 bases in 4 codons): MHPTVQVYPLAGKKHWALGPFNPLTIEKKSSKXRHFVMEWLDRQEPKSVIYVSFGSTTTFTEEQIEQIAXGLEQSKHKFIWVLRDADKGDIFDGDXSKRHGLPNGFEKRVEGMGLVVRDWAPQLEILSHPSTGGFMSHCGWNSCLESMSMGXPIAAWPMHSDQPRNSVLIAEVVKVGLLLKDWAQRDELVTTSVIENAVRRLMETKEGDEMRERAMNLKKSIHKSMDEGGVSRTEMESFIAHITR; encoded by the exons atgcatcCTACTGttcaagtctatcctttagctggAAAG AAGCATTGGGCACTTGGGCCTTTCAACCCTCTAACCATTGAGAAGAAAAGTTCAA GAAGACACTTTGTCATGGAGTGGCTTGATAGACAAGAGCCAAAATCTGTTATATATGTATCTTTTGGGTCAACAACAACCTTTACAGAGGAGCAAATTGAACAGATAG ATGGATTGGAGCAAAGCAAACACAAATTCATCTGGGTGCTGAGAGATGCTGATAAAGGAGACATCTTTGATGGAG AAAGTAAAAGACATGGGCTTCCAAATGGGTTTGAAAAGAGAGTTGAAGGCATGGGGCTAGTTGTGAGAGACTGGGCACCCCAATTGGAAATTCTAAGTCATCCTTCAACAGGAGGGTTTATGAGTCATTGTGGATGGAACTCCTGCTTAGAGAGCATGTCCATGG TGCCAATAGCAGCATGGCCTATGCACTCTGACCAGCCAAGAAACAGTGTTTTGATAGCTGAAGTGGTAAAGGTTGGTTTGTTATTAAAAGATTGGGCTCAAAGAGATGAGTTGGTGACCACTTCAGTTATTGAGAATGCAGTGAGAAGGTTGATGGAAACAAAGGAAGGAGATGAGATGCGAGAGAGAGCAATGAACCTTAAAAAATCCATTCATAAGTCCATGGATGAAGGTGGAGTCTCTCGTACAGAAATGGAATCTTTCATTGCTCATATAACTAGATAG
- the LOC130734208 gene encoding zeatin O-glucosyltransferase-like: MTSSHQSSPGKVHGSSSSRFDEHQVVVVMVPFPAQGHLTPLLHFSRLILSHNIPVHYVGTATHNRQATLRVQGWDPNSISNIHFHDFEAPPFASPPPNPNAETKFPSHLIPSFEATSHLRAPLAALLQSLSYVARRVIVIHDAILASVVQDTKNIANVERYTFHSCSAFMVFLHSWDKMGKPQLEGSHIPQVPSLEGCFPIQFMDFITEQSEFMEFTAGHIYNTTRAIESPYMEFMENIIGSKKHWALGPFNPLTIESKNSKGRHFIMEWLDRQEVRSVIYVSFGSTTTFTEEQIEQMANGLEQSKHKFIWVLRDADKGDIFDGDKVKEHGLPNGFEKRVEGMGLVVRDWAPQLEILSHPSTGGFMSHCGWNSCLESMSMGVPIAAWPMHSDQPRNSVLIAEVVKVGLLLKDWAQRDELVTTSVIENAVRRLMETKEGDEMRERAMNLKKSIHKSMDEGGVSRTEMESFIAHITR, encoded by the coding sequence ATGACTTCTAGCCACCAAAGTTCGCCAGGAAAAGTCCATGGCAGCAGCAGCAGCCGCTTTGATGAACACCAAGTGGTGGTGGTTATGGTACCTTTCCCTGCACAAGGACATCTCACTCCACTCCTACACTTTTCACGTCTAATCCTGTCACACAACATACCTGTTCATTATGTTGGCACAGCCACACACAATCGTCAAGCCACACTTCGTGTCCAAGGTTGGGACCCAAACTCCATTTCAAACATCCATTTCCATGACTTTGAAGCTCCTCCCTTTGCTTCCCCACCTCCCAACCCAAATGCAGAAACCAAGTTCCCATCTCACTTGATTCCTTCCTTTGAGGCCACTTCACATCTTCGTGCGCCTTTGGCAGCACTTCTCCAATCCCTTTCATATGTGGCTAGAAGGGTCATAGTGATTCATGACGCCATATTGGCGTCCGTGGTTCAGGATACCAAAAACATAGCAAATGTTGAGAGGTACACATTTCACAGTTGTTCTGCCTTTATGGTTTTCTTACACTCTTGGGATAAAATGGGAAAACCGCAACTAGAAGGCTCACATATCCCACAAGTTCCTTCTCTTGAAGGATGCTTCCCTATTCAATTCATGGATTTCATTACTGAACAAAGTGAATTCATGGAATTCACTGCTGGACACATTTACAACACAACCAGAGCAATTGAAAGTCCTTACATGGAgtttatggaaaacatcattgGTAGCAAGAAGCATTGGGCACTTGGGCCCTTCAACCCTTTAACCATTGAGAGCAAAAACTCAAAGGGAAGGCACTTCATCATGGAGTGGCTTGATAGACAAGAGGTGAGATCTGTTATATATGTATCTTTTGGGtcaacaacaaccttcacagaGGAGCAAATTGAGCAGATGGCAAATGGATTGGAGCAAAGCAAGCACAAATTCATCTGGGTGCTGAGAGATGCTGATAAAGGAGACATCTTTGATGGAGATAAAGTAAAAGAACATGGGCTTCCAAATGGGTTTGAAAAGAGAGTTGAAGGCATGGGGCTAGTTGTGAGAGACTGGGCACCCCAATTGGAAATTCTAAGTCATCCTTCAACAGGAGGGTTTATGAGTCATTGTGGATGGAACTCCTGCTTAGAGAGCATGTCCATGGGGGTGCCAATAGCAGCATGGCCTATGCACTCTGACCAGCCAAGAAACAGTGTTTTGATAGCTGAAGTGGTAAAGGTTGGTTTGTTATTAAAAGATTGGGCTCAAAGAGATGAGTTGGTGACCACTTCAGTTATTGAGAATGCAGTGAGAAGGTTGATGGAAACAAAGGAAGGAGATGAGATGCGAGAGAGAGCAATGAACCTTAAAAAATCCATTCATAAGTCCATGGATGAAGGTGGAGTCTCTCGTACAGAAATGGAATCTTTCATTGCTCATATAACTAGATAG
- the LOC130730583 gene encoding zeatin O-glucosyltransferase-like, with translation MAAAAAALMNTNGGVMVPFPAQGHLTPLLHFSRLILSHNIPVHYVGTATHNRQATLRVQGWDPNSISNIHFHDFEAPPFASPPPNPNAETKFPSHLIPSFEATSHLRAPLAALLQSLSYVARRVIVIHDAILASVVQDTKNIANVERYTFHSCSAFMVFLHSWDKMGKPQLEGSHIPQVPSLEGCFPIQFMDFITEQSEFMEFTAGHIYNTTRAIESPYMEFMENIIGSKKHWALGPFNPLTIESKNSKGRHFIMEWLDRQEVRSVIYVSFGSTTTFTEEQIEQMANGLEQSKQKFIWVLRDADKGDIFDRVKVKEHDLPKEYEKRVEGMGLVVRDWVPQLEILSHPSTGGFMCHCGWNSCIESMSMGVPIAAWPMHSDQPRNSVLITEVLKVGLVVQDWAQRDELVTASVIENAVRRLMKTKEGDEMRERAMNLKNAIHRSMDEGGVSRKEIDSFIAHITR, from the coding sequence ATGGCAGCAGCAGCAGCCGCTTTGATGAACACCAATGGTGGGGTTATGGTACCTTTCCCTGCACAAGGACATCTCACTCCACTCCTACACTTTTCACGTCTAATCCTGTCACACAACATACCTGTTCATTATGTTGGCACAGCCACACACAATCGTCAAGCCACACTTCGTGTCCAAGGTTGGGACCCAAACTCCATTTCAAACATCCATTTCCATGACTTTGAAGCTCCTCCCTTTGCTTCCCCACCTCCCAACCCAAATGCAGAAACCAAGTTCCCATCTCACTTGATTCCTTCCTTTGAGGCCACTTCACATCTTCGTGCGCCTTTGGCAGCACTTCTCCAATCCCTTTCATATGTGGCTAGAAGGGTCATAGTGATTCATGACGCCATATTGGCGTCCGTGGTTCAGGATACCAAAAACATAGCAAATGTTGAGAGGTACACATTTCACAGTTGTTCTGCCTTTATGGTTTTCTTACACTCTTGGGATAAAATGGGAAAACCGCAACTAGAAGGCTCACATATCCCACAAGTTCCTTCTCTTGAAGGATGCTTCCCTATTCAATTCATGGATTTCATTACTGAACAAAGTGAATTCATGGAATTCACTGCTGGACACATTTACAACACAACCAGAGCAATTGAAAGTCCTTACATGGAgtttatggaaaacatcattgGTAGCAAGAAGCATTGGGCACTTGGGCCCTTCAACCCTTTAACCATTGAGAGCAAAAACTCAAAGGGAAGGCACTTCATCATGGAGTGGCTTGATAGACAAGAGGTGAGATCTGTTATATATGTATCTTTTGGGtcaacaacaaccttcacagaGGAGCAAATTGAGCAGATGGCAAATGGATTGGAGCAAAGCAAGCAAAAATTCATCTGGGTGTTGAGAGATGCTGATAAAGGTGACATCTTTGATAGAGTTAAAGTAAAAGAACATGACCTTCCTAAAGAGTATGAAAAGAGAGTTGAAGGCATGGGGCTAGTTGTGAGAGACTGGGTACCCCAGTTGGAAATTCTAAGTCATCCTTCAACAGGAGGGTTTATGTGTCACTGTGGATGGAACTCCTGCATAGAGAGCATGTCCATGGGGGTGCCAATAGCAGCATGGCCTATGCACTCTGACCAGCCAAGAAATAGTGTTTTGATAACTGAAGTGCTGAAGGTTGGTTTGGTAGTGCAGGATTGGGCTCAAAGAGATGAGTTGGTGACCGCTTCAGTTATTGAGAATGCAGTGAGAAGGTTGATGAAAACAAAGGAAGGAGATGAGATGCGAGAGAGAGCAATGAACCTTAAAAATGCCATCCATAGGTCCATGGATGAAGGTGGAGTCTCTCGTAAGGAAATTGATTCTTTCATTGCACATATAACTAGATAG